aaacatgattttacAGTGTATGTGTACGGGGGTATACAATAAGGAATGCGTAATAAGATTTAACTTCATTTGCAAGGAGTTTGTTAAGCTAAGCTGAATATAACTTAATAAGCtctaatttcacaattttaactaaaattatattttaaaaacataatttaaaaaatgagtgtGTATAGAGTGTGGAATAATGTGTAATAAGATTTTCTGTTATATATACGTTGCTAAACAGAGGTGTCAGTCTGAAGAAAACTGGAAGTGAGTTTGTTGTAACATGACAAGAACATTAAAGTTTCTCTGCATGGCAAAGCAAAGAATGTTGTTAGCAAGAGCAACTAGTCAAGGTTGATTTGCTAAAGGTAGAGTGAGTTTCTAACTTTCTTGGAACTCAAGTATTATCACTGTCTTCTTAGTCTTAGATTTGTACACACAAAACATATAGACAATTACGTatgcaattttgtttttgtccttttttttttttttttttttttttttttgggttaaacaaagagtatattaaaacaaaaaaactagcCAACAGAAATCAGATCAGCACCACGGCtgaccaagtacaaaccagaacCATCAAAATCTATCCTACTTCTAATGTCCTCAGGTGGacaagaaaaacataaaaaactacTTTCCTGCTCAGCACCCATCTTAGCAAGGCCATCTGCACAGCCGTTAGCTTGGCGATAGATATGGTGAACTTGGACCTGATCAAACCTGGTCATGAGATGGCGACAGCcgtttttgtccttttcttttctttgtatttgtcaTTTACTAATTTCATGCTTGGATTGTAATGAAAGCTGATGTGAATATAGTGGCGTTCTTAATTGTACTTTCAACTTATATTCATGCTTACAAAGTCAGTTCCAGAATAGAACATCCTTGGAATTGTGAGGTTTCTGTTTTTAGCAGGTATATGAATTGATGCTACCATTTTCATCTTTACCTTTTGGATTTCTTTACAGGGTTTGTTTGTACTAAGTTTTCAATTTGTCTGCATATGAAAATTCACttctccccctccccctctttCTTCCACTGTCGTAAAACTTATTTGTAAcccaaataataaaatgttCCAAGTAATCATATGGTGTAGGAATGCACGAACGGCACTAGATTTTTGTGGCGCTTGTGATGTCAGTATGTTAATGGAGAAGTTAAAATTGCTTTTGTACTCTTGAGGTTGGTTAGAAGAGTTGCAGACCTGTAGGCTAAAGTGCATAGTCCATGTTTGAGTGTTGTCTAGAGAGGATATAAAATAATGGGCTGTCCGGTATCCCACATGAAAGAATAGgaatgtttttgaaaatgaatggtGAAAACCCATTTGTAATATATGTAGATTTAGTTGTTAACTTGATCGAAATTCTTTGTGTGCATACTTATCACCTTTTTTGTTGTTCTTCCTTATTAGGCTCTTTTTGATTGCCTCTCAACTACATAAAGCATCTTGTTTGAAGTAGCAACTCACAGAGACTAGGCATGGCTGAGGTTTTCTGGTCTGTATTCTGTGGGAATTCTGAGTGTTCAAGCGAAGATGGAAAGAGATGCAGTTATGGTTTTCTGTCCATAATCGACCCCAACACATGCATCAACAATTCTTTGGTTATTTCTGTTGATTTCCTGCTCATGCTCATGTTCCTGTATATGGTCATTTATAGATCATTCTCAAGGAAGATTGTAGAACCATCACACTCTGAACACTTCTctccaattttgattttctcagCCATTTCTAATGGTGCTCTGGGTTTGGCTTACTTGGGATCTGGGATTTGGATATGTTATAAAGAACTGAAAGCAACAGGAACCATTTTACCTCTGCATGGATGGCTAGTAATGCTATTCCAAGGATTCACATGGTTGCTGCTGGATTTTGCAGTAATTATTGACAGTCTACACTTTCAACACATCACAATTTCACAGCTTTGTTCAATTGTCGCCTTCTTATTTGCAGGATTCCTCTGCTTTTCATCTATTTGGGTCATTATTTTGGACAAAATGGTATATGTTCAAATGATTTTGGATATTTTGTCCCTTCCGGGGGCAGTCCTGCTGCTCTTGTTTGTTTTTCGTAGACACAAGTATGAGGAAACGGATCCAGACTTCAGTCATGATACTTCTTATGTACCTTTACAAGGTGAAGGAGACAATGCCACAGGTGAAAATTATTCCAATGAAAATGTTACTTCTTTTGCCAAAGTTGGATTTCTTAGCACTATGACATTTTGGTGGTTGAATCCATTAATGAAGCAGGGTAAGGAGAAAATTCTTGAGGAAAATGATATTCCACAGTTAAGGCAGGCAGACCGAGCTCAAACATGCTACTTAATATTTAAGGAGCAACTAAGCAAACAGAAACAAAAAGCAACATATGAATCCCCGTCAATGTTCTCAGTAATATTTTCATGCCAGAAAAAGGCAATTTTAATTTCTGGATTCTATGCATTGATCAAGGTCCTCACAGTGTCTACAGGTCCATTGTTTCTTAAAGGCTTCATTGAGGTTGCAGGTGGCAATGAAGCTTTTGAATATGAGGGTTATGCACTGGCCGGAGGGCTCTTCTTGGCGAAGTGTTTGGAGTCATTCTCCGAGAGGCAATGGTTCTTTCAAACCAGAATAATTGGGCTCCAAGTAAGATCCTTTCTTTCTGCAGCTATCTATCAGAAGCAACTGCAACTCTCAAATGCTGCTAAGGTGACTCATTCTCCTGGCCAGATAATGAACTATGTCACAGTAGATGCCTATAGGATAGGTGAATTTCCATATTGGTTTCATCAGATATGGTCAACAAGCCTTCAGCTGTTTCTTGCATTAATTATTGTCTGGTATTCTGTGGGGCTAGCAACTGTTGCAGCTTTAATTGTAATCATACTAACAGTGGTTGCAACTTCTCCATTAGCCAAATTGCAGCATAACTATCAGACAAAACTCATGTTGGCACAAGATAAGAGGCTGAAGGCCATTACAGAAGCTCTTGCAAATATGAAGGTCTTGAAGTTGTATGCTTGGGAGAAACATTTTAAGAATGTCATAGAAGGGTTAAGGAAAGAAGAATCTGAGTGGATACTAGCAGTACTATCGCAAAAGGGGTactatttgattttgttttggtcGTCTCCCATTTTAGTATCAATTGCCACCTTTTGGTCATGCTACTTCCTTGGAATTCCACTATCTACTAGTAATGTATTCATGTTCCTAGCAAGTCTGCGCATTGTTCAGGAGCCCATTAGGATGATCCCTGATGTCGTTGGAGTGTTCATTGAAACAAATGTTTCTTTATCTCGGATAGTGAAGTTTCTGGAGGCGCCAGAGTTAGAGAACAGAAAtacaaggcaaaaatgcaaaaagaaagagCTTGAGCAGTCCATATTTATCAGGGCCACAGAAATATCGTGGGAGACTAGTCCTGCAAATGCCACACTAAGAAACATAAATTTGGAGGTGAAACAAGGAGAAAAGGTAGCTATCTGTGGAGAGGTTGGATCAGGAAAATCTACCATTTTAGCTGCGATTCTTGGAGAGGTGCCAAACATCAAGGGCATAGTAAGTAatcatttcattccctctccAATGGACTAGAATAAACTCTGAATTAGAGCATAGTATATTTCTAGCTTTCTTTGAGACTTTAGGTGACAAATTTTCCATgaagatataatatttttccttcattttctctggTTTTCCTTTCTAAACATTTATACCTGTTTAACTGTATGCATCAATCACAGGGTAGATATCTAAGttcttaaatgaaaaaaaaaaaaaaaaaaataataataacacttCGGGGTCTATCTTTTCAGGTTAATGTTTATGGAAAAATAGCATATGTTTCTCAAACATCCTGGATCCAGACAGGGTCTATACGAGAAAACATTCTGTTTGGGTCCCCCATGGATTCGTTTAGATACAAAGAAGTTCTTAAAAGATGTTCCCTAATAAAGGACCTCGAGATGCTTCCATTTGGTGATCTCACTGAAATAGGAGAAAGAGGTGTTACTTTGAGTGGTGGACAAAAGCAGCGGGTTCAACTTGCACGTGCACTCTATCAGGATGCAGATGTATATCTCTTGGATGATCCATTCAGTGCTGTTGATGCACATACTGCAACCACActatttaatgtaatttttttttccatctaatAGGTTTTTGATaatatacttcttttttttttagaagaaaaatctAATATGCCTGTTGCCAGGAATATGTGATGGGAGCTCTATCTAAGAAGACAGTCTTGCTGGTGACTCACCAAGTGGACTTCCTTCCTGCATTTGATTCTGTTTTGGTTGGTATACCAGTGAACTATTCCGCTCCCTCTgtctttcatttatttatctattcattttCTGGGTTGTGGTTGTTAGAAGTacgtggttaaatgattaaatttatcatatttcaatagtttaagcttCTGGAACAATCgataatttaacatggtatcagagcaggagaTTTTAAATTCGATCTTTGTTTCTTCCACTCTAcctttcatttaatttaatagttTCTTCCACTCTAcctttcatttaatttaataggGGCTACTTTTTCCATTATTCTTCTTAACTATGGTCTTGATACCTAAGAGGTTAAGAAATAGTAGATAGactttcttttccaattttacTAAACATTTTCTATTATCTGCTGGTAGTGTTGTGAAAAACACTTGGACtaagtatattttaatttgtttgcaGTTAATGACAGAAGGGAAAGTATTAAGAGCTTCTACATATGAAGAATTGCTGGCTTCTAATCAAGAATTTCAAAATCTTGTCAATGCACACCATGATAGTGTTGGTTCTGAGAGACAAGCCAAATATGCTTCTTCTGGAAAATCTAAAACCTCCAAAAGTGAGATCCAGGGAAATTATAATGAGGAGCAGGTAATGTCATCTTTAGGAGATCAATTGATTaaacaagaagaaagagaaattggAGATACTGGTCTCAAGCCTTACAGACAGTATCTGAGTCAACAAAAGGGCTTTTTGTACTTCACCTTGGCAACCATTTGCCATATGCTATTCATAGTTGGCCAAATTATTCAAAACTACTGGTTGGCTGCTAACATCCAGAATTCTCATGTAAATAGAGTAGAACTGATCACAGTTTACACAGTGATTGGGTGTATCCTAGCATTAATTTTGCTTATTAGATCCATTTACGTAGTTCTTTTAGGatttggggcatcacaatcggTTTTTTCTACACTGCTGACCTCTCTTTTTCGGGCACCAATGTCGTTTTATGACTCAACGCCTCTGGGAAGGATTCTCAACCGGGTAAGAGTTAAAACTTCAAAACTTTTTGTGCTATGCTTATGAAAATCTCAGTTGGACTTGCACTAATGTCTACTTTTATAGGTGTCATCTGATTTGACTGTCGTGGACCTTGATTTGGCTTTCAAATTAAGTACTGCCCTTGGGTCAGCTATGATCTCGTACTCTGGCTATGCAATATTAGCTATTCTAACCTGGCCAGTCTTGTTTCTCATAATTCCAATGGTTTATCTAACCATACTCTTACAGGTAATACATACACCAATAACAATGAACAAAATGatcttttcacaaaatttttataagatcCCTACCTTTGGTAACTATTTTGACGTATTGCATGCATATGTATTTAATTTTGGTGTGGCATCAGTGCATTATCAATGCTCTATCTGTGGGCTGGTTCTCCAATAGTGTGACCTTTTAGATGGTAGTCTTGTCTAATACACAAATTGTCAGTTGAAGTTAGTGAAAGTCTGGATTTTCTGTGGTTTTAAAAGGGTCCAAGTTTGTTACCACATTCTTTGATGTTATAATGAAATAACcgcaaaataaatagataatcCTAGAGGTGTATTTAAGTATTCCTCTTCTGATTTTCTCCAGCCTTCTCAACAAATAAGTACTgaacttgtttttgtttggaaatATACAGAGATACTTCTTTGCTTCTGCTAAAGAGTTGATGCGTACAGATGGTACAACCAGGTCTTTGATTGCAAGCCACCTCGCTGAATCCATTGCTGGAGCCATGACAATTAGAGCTTTTGGGGAGGAAGAGAGGTTCTTTATAAAGAACTTGGACCTTATTGACAGAAACGCGAGTCCATACTTCTATAGTTTTTCAGCGAATGAGTGGCTAATTCAACGTCTAGAAATTCTATGTGCAATTGTTCTCTCGGTCTCAGCACTTGCCATGACTTTGCTTCAACTCGGAGCTTCGGCCTCTGGTTCGTAACATTAGCTTCATTAACTCCATTGTGTTCCAATAATC
This DNA window, taken from Quercus robur chromosome 2, dhQueRobu3.1, whole genome shotgun sequence, encodes the following:
- the LOC126713377 gene encoding ABC transporter C family member 10-like, translated to MAEVFWSVFCGNSECSSEDGKRCSYGFLSIIDPNTCINNSLVISVDFLLMLMFLYMVIYRSFSRKIVEPSHSEHFSPILIFSAISNGALGLAYLGSGIWICYKELKATGTILPLHGWLVMLFQGFTWLLLDFAVIIDSLHFQHITISQLCSIVAFLFAGFLCFSSIWVIILDKMVYVQMILDILSLPGAVLLLLFVFRRHKYEETDPDFSHDTSYVPLQGEGDNATGENYSNENVTSFAKVGFLSTMTFWWLNPLMKQGKEKILEENDIPQLRQADRAQTCYLIFKEQLSKQKQKATYESPSMFSVIFSCQKKAILISGFYALIKVLTVSTGPLFLKGFIEVAGGNEAFEYEGYALAGGLFLAKCLESFSERQWFFQTRIIGLQVRSFLSAAIYQKQLQLSNAAKVTHSPGQIMNYVTVDAYRIGEFPYWFHQIWSTSLQLFLALIIVWYSVGLATVAALIVIILTVVATSPLAKLQHNYQTKLMLAQDKRLKAITEALANMKVLKLYAWEKHFKNVIEGLRKEESEWILAVLSQKGYYLILFWSSPILVSIATFWSCYFLGIPLSTSNVFMFLASLRIVQEPIRMIPDVVGVFIETNVSLSRIVKFLEAPELENRNTRQKCKKKELEQSIFIRATEISWETSPANATLRNINLEVKQGEKVAICGEVGSGKSTILAAILGEVPNIKGIVNVYGKIAYVSQTSWIQTGSIRENILFGSPMDSFRYKEVLKRCSLIKDLEMLPFGDLTEIGERGVTLSGGQKQRVQLARALYQDADVYLLDDPFSAVDAHTATTLFNEYVMGALSKKTVLLVTHQVDFLPAFDSVLLMTEGKVLRASTYEELLASNQEFQNLVNAHHDSVGSERQAKYASSGKSKTSKSEIQGNYNEEQVMSSLGDQLIKQEEREIGDTGLKPYRQYLSQQKGFLYFTLATICHMLFIVGQIIQNYWLAANIQNSHVNRVELITVYTVIGCILALILLIRSIYVVLLGFGASQSVFSTLLTSLFRAPMSFYDSTPLGRILNRVSSDLTVVDLDLAFKLSTALGSAMISYSGYAILAILTWPVLFLIIPMVYLTILLQRYFFASAKELMRTDGTTRSLIASHLAESIAGAMTIRAFGEEERFFIKNLDLIDRNASPYFYSFSANEWLIQRLEILCAIVLSVSALAMTLLQLGASASGLIGMALSYGLSLNVHVVFCVQNWCFLENLITSVERLEQYMHIPSEAAEVIQGHRPMHNWPVVGEVKIIDLKVRYRPNAPLVLRGISCIFEGGHKIGIVGRTGSGKTTLTSALFRLVEPTEGRIIIDGIDISSIGLHDLRSRLGIIPQDPTLFSGSVRYNLDPQSEHTDQEIWEVLGKCQLREAISENEEGLNSLVMQDGSNWSLGQRQLFCLGRALLKKSQILVLDEATASIDNATDSIIQKTIRTEFTNCTVITVAHRIPTVMDCTKVLSISDGKIVEYDEPLKLMSMEGSLFGQLVKEYWSHSASGSVYLEN